A single window of Bacteroidales bacterium DNA harbors:
- a CDS encoding DUF4959 domain-containing protein, producing the protein MKNRIIYIIISLMLVLYAGCKEEDRIDHIDDSAPAPAQVTDVTVRNTAGGAVLKYLVSDDKNLLYVQAVYEIQPGIQREAKSSFYKDSLVLEGFGDTRTYDVQLYSVGKNEKKSEPLTVQVNPTTAPVRLATKSLKETFGGVSVNIENPGKTNLAIVLMADTANVGYLSILHTFYTSMPKASFSFRGLDSVSYDFAVYLRDRWNNLSDTITNTLKPIYEEEITKGTWKEYALPGDTPPLNENYRLQNIWNNNLSNGNSCLVIQNQPLPAVITWDFGKTVTLSRLKLWPREHVDDRWRRGQPRIFEIYGSTTPNPNGDLDESWIPLGRFECIKPTPDEAITQEDIDFARAGIDFDFAYTDFAPDPFVPIRYIRIKTISTFNNTSISNISIQEVSFWGTVTK; encoded by the coding sequence ATGAAAAATAGAATAATATATATTATCATTTCCTTAATGTTGGTATTATATGCCGGCTGTAAGGAAGAAGACCGGATCGATCATATCGACGACAGCGCACCAGCGCCTGCTCAGGTGACTGACGTAACGGTACGCAATACCGCAGGTGGTGCCGTGCTGAAATATTTAGTGTCAGATGATAAAAATCTGTTGTATGTGCAGGCTGTATATGAAATACAGCCAGGTATACAACGCGAAGCAAAATCATCTTTTTACAAAGACTCCCTGGTTTTGGAAGGTTTCGGCGATACGCGTACTTACGATGTACAATTGTATAGTGTAGGGAAAAACGAAAAAAAGTCAGAACCGTTAACCGTACAGGTTAATCCTACCACAGCACCCGTACGCCTGGCAACCAAAAGTTTGAAGGAAACTTTCGGAGGAGTATCCGTCAATATCGAAAATCCGGGTAAAACGAACTTAGCCATCGTATTGATGGCTGATACCGCAAATGTCGGGTATTTGAGCATTTTGCATACATTTTATACATCGATGCCAAAAGCATCTTTCTCCTTTCGCGGATTGGATTCCGTATCGTACGATTTCGCGGTATATCTCCGCGACCGGTGGAACAACCTGTCTGATACGATAACAAATACGCTGAAGCCGATTTACGAAGAAGAAATCACTAAAGGTACCTGGAAGGAATATGCCTTACCGGGCGATACCCCACCGCTCAACGAGAATTACCGGCTTCAAAATATATGGAATAATAACCTTAGCAATGGTAATTCATGTCTCGTCATTCAGAATCAGCCCCTACCTGCAGTCATTACCTGGGATTTTGGAAAAACCGTTACCCTGAGCCGTTTAAAATTGTGGCCGCGTGAACACGTTGATGATAGATGGAGGAGAGGTCAACCAAGGATATTTGAAATATATGGTTCTACTACACCTAATCCGAACGGGGATTTAGACGAAAGTTGGATACCGTTGGGAAGATTCGAATGTATAAAACCAACACCCGATGAAGCAATTACCCAGGAAGACATAGATTTTGCCCGGGCAGGAATCGATTTCGATTTTGCTTATACCGATTTTGCTCCCGATCCGTTTGTCCCCATCAGATATATCCGGATAAAAACCATTTCGACCTTCAATAATACATCCATTTCAAATATAAGTATTCAGGAGGTCAGTTTTTGGGGAACAGTTACAAAATAA